The Armatimonadota bacterium genome includes a window with the following:
- a CDS encoding NADH-dependent dehydrogenase, which translates to MSRGSDEISRRDFLAKSAAGFTLASLPAWFAREARAASAEAAAARPRRIARNDTIQIGVIGPGGSKKGYHMGLNVTRNLASKEGVKVVAACDVDATHLKEACDLFGPDCKGYRDFRDLLADRNVDAVVIGTPDHWHAYICIAAMKAGKDVYCEKPLTLTIDEGKKLVKVWRETGRVFQTGSQQRSDAKFRLACELVRNGRLGRLKLVSTHLPTGPNGGPFQVQRAPSDLDWNMWLGPARWTPYIPERCHRDFRWWMEYSGGMLTDWGAHHNDIAQWALGMDRSGPVSVHGSGKYPAVLGPSCFNTFPEFDLEFKYANGVTLRCTNQGENGVNFIGEEGSIFVSRGQIRASDERLPNDPLPANAERLYVSDDHGQNFLDCIRSRKQPICDAEIGHRSVTVCHLANICLRLHGRELRWDPKKEEFVDDPEANALMARPQRKPWIV; encoded by the coding sequence ATGAGTCGGGGATCCGACGAGATTTCCCGCCGGGATTTCCTAGCAAAGAGCGCCGCCGGTTTTACGCTGGCATCGCTTCCGGCCTGGTTCGCCCGTGAAGCACGCGCGGCCAGTGCGGAGGCTGCTGCGGCGCGTCCCCGCCGAATCGCCAGGAACGACACGATCCAGATCGGGGTGATCGGTCCTGGAGGAAGTAAGAAGGGCTACCACATGGGCCTAAACGTCACCCGCAATCTGGCCAGCAAGGAAGGGGTTAAAGTAGTGGCCGCCTGCGATGTGGACGCCACCCACCTGAAAGAGGCCTGCGACCTGTTCGGCCCGGACTGCAAGGGATACCGCGACTTCCGCGACCTGCTGGCGGACCGCAATGTTGACGCTGTGGTCATCGGCACCCCGGATCACTGGCACGCCTACATCTGCATCGCCGCCATGAAGGCAGGCAAGGATGTATACTGCGAGAAACCCCTCACGCTGACCATTGATGAAGGCAAAAAGCTGGTCAAAGTCTGGCGTGAGACGGGCAGGGTGTTCCAGACCGGCAGCCAGCAGCGCTCGGACGCAAAGTTCCGCCTGGCCTGCGAGCTCGTCCGGAACGGGCGTCTGGGCAGACTGAAACTCGTTTCAACGCACCTCCCCACCGGACCCAACGGAGGCCCCTTTCAGGTGCAGCGGGCGCCGAGCGACCTGGACTGGAACATGTGGCTGGGGCCGGCGCGCTGGACACCCTACATACCGGAGCGGTGTCATCGTGACTTCAGGTGGTGGATGGAGTACTCCGGCGGCATGCTGACCGACTGGGGCGCGCATCACAACGACATCGCTCAGTGGGCGTTGGGCATGGACCGTTCAGGCCCCGTGTCCGTCCACGGGTCCGGGAAATATCCCGCGGTTCTGGGTCCGAGCTGCTTCAATACGTTTCCTGAGTTCGACCTGGAGTTCAAGTATGCCAACGGGGTGACGCTGCGCTGCACGAATCAGGGAGAAAACGGAGTCAACTTCATCGGCGAGGAGGGCTCCATATTCGTTTCGCGGGGACAGATCAGAGCGAGCGATGAGAGGCTTCCGAACGATCCGCTCCCTGCCAATGCGGAAAGGCTGTATGTGTCGGACGATCACGGGCAGAATTTCCTCGACTGTATCCGCAGCCGGAAGCAGCCCATTTGCGATGCTGAGATCGGGCACCGCTCCGTGACGGTCTGTCATCTGGCCAACATCTGCCTGCGATTGCATGGGCGTGAGCTTCGCTGGGACCCGAAGAAAGAAGAGTTCGTTGACGACCCGGAAGCAAACGCCTTGATGGCCCGCCCTCAGCGCAAGCCCTGGATCGTTTGA